The Cyclobacteriaceae bacterium genome includes a region encoding these proteins:
- a CDS encoding class I SAM-dependent methyltransferase yields MKDLFSKQASCYAAFRPTYPKELYDFILSNVKLKECAWDCGTGNGQVARDLAPYFKNVKATDSSVKQIEKALKGPDIDYSVSAAERTPFKDSVFDLITVGQAIHWFNIDEFYKEVQRVGKQDALLAVWGYSLLKIDKPIDELVLDFYVNIIGPYWDSERKLVDQHYKTIPFLKDEISCPEFSFKFSWTISELQGYLSTWSSVQKYVQVNQMDPVEDLIRKIRPLWKSEKVEIRFPLFMRCGRIRK; encoded by the coding sequence ATGAAAGACCTATTCTCAAAGCAAGCCAGCTGTTATGCCGCTTTTCGTCCGACATACCCAAAAGAACTTTATGATTTTATTCTCAGCAATGTAAAGCTGAAAGAATGCGCATGGGATTGTGGAACAGGCAACGGACAAGTCGCAAGGGATCTGGCACCATACTTTAAAAATGTAAAAGCCACCGACAGTAGCGTCAAACAGATAGAGAAGGCTTTAAAAGGTCCTGATATAGATTACTCAGTGTCAGCTGCTGAAAGAACTCCATTTAAAGATTCGGTTTTTGATCTTATTACTGTGGGGCAAGCTATTCACTGGTTTAATATTGATGAATTTTATAAAGAAGTTCAGCGTGTGGGAAAGCAAGACGCATTATTGGCAGTATGGGGATATAGTCTATTGAAAATCGACAAACCCATTGACGAACTTGTCCTGGATTTTTATGTGAATATCATTGGACCTTATTGGGATTCAGAAAGAAAGCTGGTGGATCAGCATTATAAAACAATTCCCTTCTTAAAAGATGAGATCAGTTGTCCAGAGTTTTCATTTAAATTCTCATGGACGATTTCTGAATTACAGGGATACTTGTCAACTTGGTCATCGGTTCAGAAATATGTCCAGGTCAATCAGATGGATCCGGTAGAGGATCTGATAAGAAAGATAAGGCCATTATGGAAATCTGAAAAAGTGGAAATTAGATTCCCGCTTTTTATGCGATGTGGCAGAATAAGAAAATAA
- the speB gene encoding agmatinase: MIATLDIPFDSNSSFLKGPALAPSKIREAFHSDSANYFSENFIDLKSHSGVKDLGPLNFSENTHFSDVITSAVKEVLSNYDKILSLGGDHSITYPIIRGVASKYKDLTILHIDAHPDLYENFEGNRFSHASPFARIMEEGLATRLVQVGIRTMSQHQREQAEKYGVEVIHMKNFNPQHRFNFRGPVYVSLDIDAIDPAFAPGVSHHEPGGLSSREVISILQNLSPTVIGADLVEFNPIRDPSGITAMLAAKLYKELLDLLLRSEQ; encoded by the coding sequence ATGATTGCAACGCTGGATATTCCTTTCGATTCAAATTCATCTTTTCTCAAGGGGCCTGCCCTTGCGCCTTCCAAAATTCGTGAAGCATTTCATTCTGACTCAGCAAATTATTTCTCAGAGAATTTTATTGACTTGAAGAGTCATTCTGGCGTAAAGGATCTCGGGCCTCTGAATTTTTCAGAGAATACTCATTTCTCTGATGTTATTACCAGTGCAGTTAAGGAAGTGCTTTCGAATTATGACAAAATTCTCTCCCTTGGAGGTGATCACTCCATTACTTACCCTATTATAAGAGGAGTTGCCAGCAAATACAAAGACTTAACCATTCTTCATATTGATGCACATCCCGATCTTTATGAGAATTTCGAAGGCAATAGATTTTCTCATGCAAGCCCTTTTGCCCGGATTATGGAGGAAGGACTTGCTACAAGATTGGTTCAGGTTGGAATTCGGACCATGAGTCAGCACCAGCGGGAACAGGCCGAGAAGTATGGGGTTGAAGTTATTCATATGAAAAATTTTAACCCACAGCATCGCTTTAACTTCAGAGGGCCGGTATATGTTTCCCTTGATATTGACGCTATCGATCCTGCTTTTGCGCCAGGAGTTTCTCATCATGAGCCAGGAGGACTTTCCTCGAGAGAGGTTATTTCCATACTTCAGAATCTTTCACCAACCGTCATAGGAGCGGATCTTGTTGAGTTTAATCCAATACGCGATCCATCCGGAATTACCGCAATGCTTGCTGCAAAACTTTATAAAGAATTACTCGATCTTTTGCTGCGCTCAGAGCAATAG
- a CDS encoding ATP-binding cassette domain-containing protein, whose translation MIAANNVSLQFGKRVLFDEVNLKFVNGNCYGVIGANGAGKSTFLKILAGDIDPTRGSVSIDPGKRMAVLRQNHYEFDEVPVLDTVMMGHGKLWSIMQEKDAIYAKPDFSEADGIRSSELEGEFAEMNGWNAQSDAAALLSGLGITEDDHTKLLKELSGNLKVRVLLAQAIFGNPDILILDEPTNDLDLKTITWLEDFLLEFKNTVIVVSHDRHFLDTVCTHIVDIDFNAVKLYTGNYSFWYQSSQLALAQRSSANKKATEKKAELQEFIARFSANASKSRQATSRRKLLEKINVDDIQASTRRYPAIIFQQARTAGDQILQIENLSASGNGSVLFKNLDLFVNKGEKIAVLSKDSQAVTALFQILSREQRQDAGEFKFGQTITTASLPSNNEAYFKSDENLVDWLRQFAAEENKDEVYIRGFLGKMLFSGEEVFKKSSVLSGGEKMRCMISRMMLAQGNLLILDEPTNHLDLESITAFNNALKDFPGTVLFTSHDHEFTQTVATRIVEISPNGFIDKLMTYDEYIESERVAEQKEALYA comes from the coding sequence ATGATTGCTGCCAATAACGTATCTCTTCAGTTTGGAAAACGCGTGCTGTTCGATGAGGTGAACCTGAAGTTCGTCAACGGAAATTGCTACGGAGTCATCGGTGCAAACGGTGCCGGCAAGTCGACCTTTTTAAAAATCCTTGCAGGGGACATTGATCCCACCAGAGGAAGCGTGAGTATCGACCCTGGAAAAAGGATGGCTGTACTGAGACAGAATCATTATGAATTCGATGAAGTTCCTGTGCTGGATACTGTAATGATGGGCCATGGGAAATTGTGGAGCATCATGCAGGAAAAAGATGCTATCTATGCCAAGCCAGATTTCTCTGAAGCCGATGGAATTCGCAGTTCCGAACTCGAAGGTGAGTTTGCAGAAATGAATGGCTGGAATGCACAATCAGATGCAGCTGCACTTTTAAGTGGCCTTGGAATCACAGAAGATGATCACACTAAACTTCTTAAAGAGCTAAGTGGAAATTTAAAAGTGCGAGTACTCCTTGCACAAGCTATTTTCGGAAATCCTGACATTCTTATTCTGGATGAGCCTACCAATGATCTTGATCTTAAGACGATCACCTGGCTTGAGGATTTTCTATTGGAATTCAAGAACACCGTCATTGTAGTATCTCACGATCGTCACTTTTTGGATACCGTTTGTACACACATAGTTGATATCGATTTCAATGCAGTAAAATTATATACCGGAAATTATTCCTTTTGGTATCAATCCAGTCAGCTTGCATTGGCTCAACGTTCATCTGCAAATAAAAAAGCAACTGAAAAGAAAGCGGAGCTTCAGGAGTTTATTGCCCGCTTCAGTGCAAACGCATCAAAATCAAGACAGGCAACCAGCAGAAGAAAATTACTTGAGAAGATCAATGTTGATGATATTCAAGCCTCAACAAGAAGATATCCAGCAATTATTTTCCAACAAGCTCGTACCGCAGGTGATCAGATTTTGCAGATTGAAAATCTGAGTGCCTCTGGCAATGGGTCAGTACTATTCAAAAACCTTGATCTCTTTGTAAACAAGGGTGAAAAGATCGCCGTTCTCAGCAAAGACAGCCAGGCAGTAACTGCCTTATTTCAAATCCTTTCCAGGGAGCAAAGACAAGATGCGGGAGAATTTAAATTTGGTCAAACCATAACAACAGCTTCTCTTCCATCCAACAATGAGGCCTATTTCAAATCAGATGAAAATCTTGTGGATTGGCTTCGGCAATTTGCCGCCGAGGAGAATAAAGATGAGGTTTATATTCGTGGATTTCTTGGCAAGATGCTTTTCTCAGGAGAAGAAGTATTCAAAAAATCATCGGTACTTTCAGGAGGAGAAAAAATGCGGTGCATGATCTCACGCATGATGCTTGCCCAGGGGAACCTTCTAATTTTGGATGAACCAACCAATCATCTTGATCTGGAATCCATCACTGCATTTAACAATGCATTGAAAGATTTCCCAGGCACTGTGCTGTTTACTTCTCACGATCACGAGTTTACCCAGACTGTAGCCACTCGTATCGTGGAAATTTCACCCAATGGATTTATCGACAAGCTGATGACTTACGATGAATATATTGAAAGCGAGAGAGTCGCGGAGCAAAAGGAAGCTCTTTATGCTTAA
- a CDS encoding DUF1905 domain-containing protein: MPSSVKFKTRIKPLEHLKMSYIEVSKAIVEKLGGNFKLRLICTVNKTVSWQCGLVALKQGSAYISLNKKILKELNAEVGTEINVTLVKDESKYGMEMSAELKSLLKQDKEGSRRFHMLPMGKQRYIIYYVSQVKVSQLRIDRAIRLIENLKKTLEGKESFREIVGKKN, from the coding sequence ATGCCATCTTCTGTCAAGTTCAAAACACGCATCAAGCCTCTTGAGCATTTAAAGATGTCTTACATAGAGGTGTCAAAAGCGATAGTCGAAAAACTTGGAGGTAATTTTAAACTTCGGCTAATCTGTACCGTGAATAAAACAGTATCATGGCAATGTGGACTGGTTGCTCTCAAACAAGGAAGTGCATACATAAGTCTCAATAAAAAGATATTAAAAGAACTGAATGCCGAAGTTGGAACCGAGATCAACGTTACACTGGTAAAAGATGAGAGTAAGTATGGCATGGAGATGTCAGCGGAATTGAAAAGTTTACTGAAACAGGATAAAGAAGGCAGCCGACGGTTTCATATGCTCCCAATGGGCAAGCAGAGATACATCATTTACTATGTATCTCAGGTCAAAGTCAGTCAGCTCCGTATTGACCGTGCTATTAGGCTTATTGAGAATTTAAAGAAGACCTTAGAAGGCAAAGAGAGCTTCCGTGAGATTGTCGGAAAGAAAAATTAG
- a CDS encoding D-aminoacylase, producing the protein MSRRLFFLLVNLCSGAACFAQTIEYDLILRHGTVYDGYGGNPIVTDIAINADTIAAIGDLSSKKAKKEIDATGLAVAPGFINMLSWADGTLLEDGKGVSDIKQGITLEVFGEGLSPGPRKRKPGSKLWTTLNGYFEHLEKEMISPNVASFVGATTIRDYVIGQQNRKPTAVEMIQMKNLVKQAMEEGAMGIGSSLIYAPATFATTEELIELCKIASQYNGMYITHMRSESDKVLEAINEVIRISKDAKLPAEIYHLKINQQRNWPKIDAVLFKIDSAQKRGLNITANIYPYAASATGLKERIPIWAQEGGIVELRARIRKPDLRKRILYEMENGIPSKNSDARDVMLLNFKKDSLNILYKGKRLDQVAMLHGKNADETVLDLLLADQSSIGAVYFLISESNMNRMLQQPYVSFGTDAGAIALTPNFTDKGTHPRAYGTFPRVLGKYVRDEKLLTLQEAIRRMTTLPAVHLKIKKRGALKPGNFGDVVVFNPEKIQDHATFENPHQYSTGMIHVFVNGIQVLKDGEHTGEKPGRAVRGPGWKKNKK; encoded by the coding sequence ATGTCCCGAAGATTATTTTTCCTCTTAGTAAATCTTTGCAGTGGGGCAGCTTGCTTTGCGCAAACAATCGAATACGATTTAATACTCAGGCATGGAACTGTTTATGATGGTTACGGTGGAAATCCAATTGTAACTGACATAGCGATCAATGCTGATACAATCGCCGCCATTGGTGATCTGTCTTCAAAAAAAGCAAAAAAAGAAATTGATGCAACCGGACTAGCGGTTGCTCCTGGATTCATTAATATGCTGAGTTGGGCTGATGGAACCTTGCTGGAGGATGGAAAAGGTGTCAGCGACATTAAGCAAGGAATCACTCTTGAAGTTTTTGGTGAAGGATTAAGTCCAGGACCACGAAAGAGAAAGCCGGGAAGCAAACTCTGGACAACCCTCAATGGGTACTTTGAACATCTCGAAAAAGAAATGATTAGTCCCAACGTTGCATCGTTCGTCGGAGCAACCACAATCCGTGATTACGTTATTGGTCAACAGAACAGAAAGCCGACTGCTGTCGAAATGATTCAGATGAAGAATCTCGTGAAGCAGGCAATGGAAGAGGGTGCGATGGGGATTGGCTCTTCACTGATCTATGCTCCCGCTACATTTGCGACCACAGAAGAGCTGATTGAATTATGTAAGATCGCCTCTCAATATAATGGGATGTACATCACACACATGAGAAGTGAGAGTGATAAAGTTCTTGAAGCCATCAATGAGGTCATCAGAATTTCCAAGGATGCAAAACTACCCGCAGAAATTTATCATCTTAAGATCAATCAGCAGCGTAACTGGCCAAAGATCGATGCTGTTCTTTTTAAAATAGACAGTGCTCAGAAAAGGGGATTGAACATTACGGCCAATATTTATCCATACGCTGCAAGTGCTACTGGTTTAAAGGAAAGAATTCCAATATGGGCACAAGAGGGAGGAATTGTTGAACTCCGTGCAAGAATTCGGAAGCCCGATCTGAGGAAAAGAATATTATATGAAATGGAAAATGGAATTCCCTCAAAAAATTCTGACGCAAGGGATGTTATGTTATTGAATTTTAAGAAAGACTCACTTAATATTCTTTACAAAGGTAAGCGCCTTGACCAGGTGGCAATGCTTCATGGAAAGAATGCTGATGAAACGGTGCTTGATCTGTTGCTGGCGGATCAATCATCCATCGGTGCGGTTTATTTTCTTATCTCCGAATCAAACATGAACAGGATGCTGCAGCAGCCTTATGTGAGTTTCGGAACAGATGCCGGCGCCATTGCTTTGACACCAAATTTCACAGACAAAGGTACTCATCCCAGGGCATACGGGACCTTTCCACGAGTGCTTGGAAAATATGTTCGTGACGAGAAACTTTTGACTCTTCAGGAAGCAATCAGAAGAATGACCACTCTTCCTGCAGTCCATTTAAAAATAAAAAAGAGGGGAGCATTGAAACCTGGAAACTTTGGAGACGTTGTAGTGTTCAATCCAGAAAAAATTCAGGACCACGCGACTTTTGAAAACCCGCATCAATATTCCACAGGAATGATTCATGTGTTTGTTAATGGTATTCAGGTTTTAAAAGATGGCGAACATACTGGAGAAAAACCAGGTCGTGCGGTGAGAGGCCCTGGGTGGAAGAAAAATAAAAAATGA